The following nucleotide sequence is from Stigmatopora nigra isolate UIUO_SnigA chromosome 20, RoL_Snig_1.1, whole genome shotgun sequence.
GTCAaccgggtggggggggggtgttttgaTTTAGTCATGTGGTAGGTAGCTTTCCCATGGTGGGCAATTTATGGATTTTGAATACCTCAAAATAGGCCTTTTGAAAAGTTCCACGTCACCCCTGATTGAGTAATAACTCAGattatgcaaaaataatatattttttagactaAAAGTGCTTTTTACCCCGAAATATGACTTTTAGGTGGAAATGGGAACTTTGAAGATTGTGATGGGTGAAAATGGGAAAGAAAATGCAACAATTAGTGAataatttagcatgtttttttattaaataagatTTTTGCCCTCTAGCGGTGACTTCTCAGAAGACGTCGTCTTAATCCGCCGCAATTCCAACAAAGTTTGAACGTGAAGGCGTCTTAAAGGCTTCACCTCCTCCAGCACTGCAGTTTTAAGGGGGCAGAGTCAGCCCGGATTCAAACCCGGAACAAATTGGTGCGACCCGACGACTACCTTTTTCATAGTGGAGCTCGTCACGGTCGCCGTAGATGGCGTAAGTCTCCAGGAAGTTGAGTAGTGCTCCCGTGGCGAGGAATCGCTCCGGTGCGGCTAGGTTTTGGATGTAGCGGGTGTCCAGGGCCAATGGGTTGGACGGGAAGGGGACGGTGCAGAGACATACCAGCTCGCTTACCACGTCCCAAACGCGAATACCTgggatatatttttattaaaaggtagtttgtttgttttctgctaGGTTTTTGTACCTTTGTTTTGCCAGTCTGTGATGGATTTGAGCTTCATGGGCGTGTCCCTGACCATGGAGTCCGTTCCTTGGATGCTAACCAGGCGCTCGTGGTTGGAGCGAATCCAAGCGTGAGGTCGTCCGTATTTGACGTAACCGGCCAATAGGAAAAGGGTGCAGTTCAGCTCCTTTTGGGAGGggagggtttaaaaaaaatgttttgtttaatgAGATATTGctgttaaaaattgtaatttagtTTTTGTGTTGCGTTTAAGGCACGTTGGGAAATTTGGGGTTTAATTTGTATCATGTTCTTTTTGCGTACATTactttatattatttaaaatgacaaaatttatttatttcacccGAAGAAATCAGCTAATACAAGAATAAACATATGTACTCCTTTTGTCCACGAGGGGGTGCATAAACTTCTTTAGAACCTAACGTATTGAAttcaacttcttttttttccatcgtaTGCCTAACCTTCcagtcaaattgaattggacgtctgccATCATCAATTTCAGACAATAAgtttctatatttttaaatattataaataaaatgtaaaaaaaatcttacaggCACTGCCATCTCTTGCTCACTGGGGGAGGCTGGCAGCAAATGTTCTTGActgcaaaaatgtaaataaacaaactaaaacGCTACTCTCGCGAGATCCCCAACAGGAATGACTTCACCCACCTGGCGGTTACAGAGCGTACTGGCGGCTCAGGTAAGGGTGACCTAGCCAAACTGGGCAAACTGGGAGAGCTGCTACTGGCCGAGGAAGCGTCgctggtgctgctgctgctcgaCGATGCTCGCGAGACGGCAAAACCCGGCGAGCGCCATCCCTGCACGggaattcataaataaatataacagtCATTTCATTGCATTCTGGGAAAGACATATTGGCTTATTATGTGCATTTTACATACCAGATCTTCATTCACAACTGTTAGCAGTAATTCTTCTTTCCCTCTCAACCAAGGCTGGAAATATTTAAAACCCTATAAGAGATTAAATATAAGTTTCATATTTAGTTaattgtttaatattaaaacacCTGCAAGGAACCAAGTAAGGCCAGGTCTGCTAAAAAA
It contains:
- the LOC144213624 gene encoding uncharacterized protein LOC144213624, coding for MAVPELNCTLFLLAGYVKYGRPHAWIRSNHERLVSIQGTDSMVRDTPMKLKSITDWQNKGIRVWDVVSELVCLCTVPFPSNPLALDTRYIQNLAAPERFLATGALLNFLETYAIYGDRDELHYEKVLEEVKPLRRLHVQTLLELRRIKTTSSEKSPLEGKNLI